A single uncultured Fusobacterium sp. DNA region contains:
- the celB gene encoding PTS cellobiose transporter subunit IIC, with the protein MNAMGSLEKVLMPLAEKIGKNKYLISIRDGFLVSSPLLIVGSLFLLIANFPIPGWNEFWARFFGEGWANKLSHPVTATFDVMTILAVIGIGYSYGRQEDVNGINSAVIALVSFFILTPFAISFVPKGSEITYQVTGIPLGWMGSKGVFVGMFTAILSVKLFAAVIKKGIVIRMPDGVPPTVAKSFEALIPSAIVMVVAFVIKCLFEMTSFNDIHTFIYKFLQLPLVSVGGTLPAMVIAYIFLHLFWFFGINGSSVVGAVYNPVLRVLSVENLEAFQAGAPLPNIITGQFQDMFATFGGAGSTLSLLVAMVLVCKSKRIKNLGSLSLLPGIFGINEPIIYGLPMMLNPLMLIPFILIPTINIIIAYFAMAVGLVPYTNGVQLPWTTPILFSGFLTTGIRGAILQALLFVLGVIIYIPFIKIMDKQYLLEESKENENEEDDDISFDDISFDD; encoded by the coding sequence ATGAATGCAATGGGTAGTTTAGAAAAGGTTTTAATGCCTTTGGCTGAAAAAATTGGAAAAAATAAATATCTTATCTCTATTAGAGATGGATTTCTTGTTTCATCGCCACTTTTAATAGTTGGTTCATTATTTCTTTTAATTGCGAATTTTCCTATTCCTGGATGGAATGAGTTTTGGGCAAGATTTTTTGGTGAAGGTTGGGCTAATAAACTTTCACATCCAGTTACTGCTACATTTGATGTAATGACGATATTGGCAGTTATTGGTATTGGATATAGTTATGGAAGACAAGAGGACGTTAATGGAATTAACTCTGCTGTTATTGCTTTAGTTTCTTTCTTTATTTTAACTCCTTTTGCTATTAGTTTTGTTCCTAAGGGAAGCGAAATTACTTATCAAGTTACTGGTATTCCTCTTGGATGGATGGGATCTAAAGGGGTATTCGTTGGAATGTTTACAGCAATTCTTTCAGTAAAATTGTTTGCTGCAGTTATAAAAAAAGGTATTGTTATTAGAATGCCAGATGGTGTTCCACCTACAGTTGCAAAATCTTTTGAAGCTCTAATTCCATCAGCAATAGTTATGGTTGTAGCTTTTGTTATTAAATGTCTTTTTGAGATGACTTCATTTAATGATATTCATACTTTTATATATAAATTCTTGCAACTTCCACTTGTATCAGTTGGAGGAACTTTACCAGCTATGGTTATAGCATATATTTTCTTACATCTATTCTGGTTCTTTGGAATAAATGGATCAAGTGTTGTTGGTGCTGTATATAACCCTGTTTTAAGAGTTTTATCAGTTGAAAACTTAGAAGCATTCCAAGCAGGAGCTCCTCTTCCAAATATTATAACTGGGCAATTTCAAGATATGTTTGCTACTTTTGGAGGAGCGGGAAGTACACTTTCTTTACTTGTTGCAATGGTGCTTGTTTGTAAAAGTAAAAGAATTAAAAATTTAGGAAGTTTATCTTTACTACCAGGAATTTTTGGAATAAATGAGCCTATTATCTATGGATTACCTATGATGCTAAATCCTTTAATGTTAATTCCATTTATTTTAATACCTACTATTAATATTATTATAGCTTATTTTGCTATGGCAGTAGGACTTGTTCCTTATACTAATGGGGTACAATTGCCTTGGACAACTCCTATTCTTTTCTCTGGTTTTTTAACAACAGGAATAAGAGGAGCTATATTACAAGCTTTATTATTTGTACTTGGAGTAATTATATATATTCCATTTATTAAAATAATGGATAAACAATATTTATTAGAAGAAAGTAAAGAGAATGAAAATGAAGAGGATGATGACATCTCTTTTGATGATATCTCTTTTGATGATTAA
- a CDS encoding PTS sugar transporter subunit IIB, whose amino-acid sequence MKKKIFLFCNAGMSTSLLVSKMNKIVEKHNLPLEISAHSYAQAHTIIPDKKPDCIVLGPQVKFVFKEMQEKYSPLPVMVIDTNDYGTMNGEKVLKEIIKLLKGGK is encoded by the coding sequence ATGAAAAAAAAGATTTTCTTATTTTGTAACGCTGGAATGTCAACAAGTCTTCTTGTTTCTAAAATGAATAAGATTGTTGAAAAGCATAATTTACCACTTGAAATATCTGCACACTCTTATGCACAAGCACACACTATAATACCAGATAAAAAACCTGATTGTATTGTATTAGGTCCACAAGTTAAGTTTGTATTTAAAGAGATGCAAGAGAAATACTCTCCTTTACCTGTAATGGTTATAGATACAAATGATTATGGTACAATGAATGGAGAAAAAGTTTTAAAAGAAATTATCAAACTACTTAAAGGAGGAAAATAA
- a CDS encoding replication initiation protein, producing the protein MQKIFLNNLINKNISFFSINFTKFLTKKEKSILLILKKEFKNRYIEIEKNLLLKNGIYSDMEELEINIFNDLYKLREKNIIISYKGKPMTFIGIISSFHIDRDIIGVMLSEEFASSFNNNSFFNDIKLDCILNFREKYTHILYQKFIFEKKESINFELEEFKNLFNLTNKNYTRFYDLEKNMLIPMIKDITENSNLKVEYEKIRVSEYKNSKILGIKFRCKNIIAENKNLNLLINSIKNKVQNIDYIYNLMNNLLPVEGSEYLKERIDYALQLNPKNFEDFLIKILFKREYKNEIILYKENRKFSSPFEIHSFFLKLIKELNSKNININFEVFSIKFLTKIYFLKEGKEIYYNEKNYSFYLEYKLHEKSTIIIKKYILEN; encoded by the coding sequence TTGCAAAAAATTTTTTTAAATAATTTAATCAATAAAAACATCTCATTTTTTTCAATTAATTTTACAAAGTTTTTAACAAAAAAAGAAAAAAGTATCTTACTTATATTGAAAAAAGAGTTTAAAAATAGATATATAGAAATAGAAAAAAACTTGTTGCTTAAAAATGGAATCTATTCAGATATGGAAGAATTAGAAATAAATATTTTTAATGATCTCTATAAATTAAGAGAAAAAAATATTATTATCTCTTATAAAGGAAAGCCAATGACTTTTATTGGTATCATCTCTTCTTTTCATATTGATAGAGATATTATTGGAGTAATGTTAAGTGAAGAGTTTGCTTCGTCTTTTAATAACAACTCTTTTTTTAACGATATAAAATTAGATTGTATTTTAAATTTTAGAGAAAAATATACACATATTTTATATCAAAAATTTATCTTTGAAAAAAAAGAGAGTATAAATTTTGAATTAGAAGAGTTTAAAAACTTATTTAATCTTACAAATAAAAACTATACTAGATTTTATGACTTAGAAAAAAACATGTTAATTCCCATGATTAAAGATATAACAGAAAACTCTAATTTAAAAGTAGAATATGAAAAAATAAGAGTTTCTGAATATAAAAACTCAAAAATTTTAGGAATAAAATTTAGATGTAAAAATATTATAGCAGAAAATAAAAATTTGAATCTATTGATCAATAGTATTAAAAATAAAGTGCAAAATATAGATTACATTTATAATTTAATGAATAATCTTCTTCCCGTAGAGGGAAGCGAATATCTAAAAGAGAGAATAGACTATGCTCTTCAATTAAATCCTAAAAATTTTGAAGATTTCCTAATAAAAATACTTTTTAAACGGGAATATAAAAATGAAATTATTCTTTATAAAGAAAATCGTAAATTTTCATCTCCTTTTGAAATTCATAGTTTTTTTCTAAAATTAATAAAAGAATTAAATAGCAAAAATATCAATATTAATTTTGAAGTTTTTTCTATTAAATTTTTAACTAAAATATACTTCTTAAAAGAAGGAAAAGAAATATACTACAATGAAAAAAATTATAGTTTTTATTTAGAATATAAATTACATGAAAAGAGTACTATCATTATAAAAAAATATATTTTGGAAAATTAA
- a CDS encoding threonine/serine exporter ThrE family protein, producing MINKKNEYKILSLSCLTGKLLLKNGAEIYRVEKAVCQVAKYYGLTPQCFATLTCIIITLKNSEGEVVSLVERVNTRNTNLDKVYQVHTLIKNLDQYNYDQLENRLIEIEKEKPYSFFINILGNCLGAGFFTFLFSGNFHEFIAAFLGGILIAIVSKITETLKLGVFFTNLLCGAISSGTACIFLKYRFITDVSIPIISTLMILVPGVAFINSMRDMFAGDLITGFSRLGEIIMIGTAIAVGSGIALKLLLDLGGV from the coding sequence ATGATAAATAAAAAAAATGAATACAAAATATTGTCACTTTCTTGTTTGACAGGAAAACTCTTACTGAAAAATGGAGCAGAAATTTATAGAGTTGAAAAGGCTGTTTGCCAAGTAGCAAAATATTATGGTTTAACTCCTCAATGCTTTGCCACTTTAACTTGTATAATCATCACTTTAAAAAATTCAGAGGGTGAAGTTGTTTCATTAGTTGAAAGAGTTAATACAAGAAATACTAATTTAGATAAAGTTTATCAAGTTCATACTTTAATAAAAAATCTTGACCAATATAATTATGATCAACTAGAAAATAGATTAATTGAGATTGAAAAAGAAAAACCTTATTCTTTCTTTATAAATATTTTAGGGAATTGTTTAGGGGCAGGTTTTTTTACTTTCCTTTTCTCTGGAAATTTCCATGAATTTATAGCAGCTTTTTTAGGTGGAATTTTAATAGCAATAGTCTCTAAAATTACTGAAACTTTAAAGTTAGGAGTATTTTTTACTAATTTACTCTGTGGAGCTATATCATCAGGAACCGCATGTATATTTTTAAAATATAGATTTATAACTGATGTTTCTATCCCAATTATATCTACACTTATGATCTTAGTTCCTGGAGTTGCATTTATAAATTCTATGAGAGATATGTTTGCTGGGGATTTAATTACTGGTTTTTCTAGATTAGGGGAAATAATAATGATTGGAACTGCTATAGCAGTAGGATCAGGAATTGCTTTAAAACTCCTGTTAGATTTAGGAGGTGTTTAA
- a CDS encoding threonine/serine exporter family protein — translation MPIEKMIFQIFSAMVTTCGFGLMFNIKNKNLLHTSIAGGLSWAIYLLGQKLEYSEGVSYFIATFAMAIYSEIVAKKLSTPVTTILIAALIPLAPGGGIYYTMYNLLDKNYPIAVQKGIQTFIIAGAMAVGIFSASTIFKLYNRLKKNSLEE, via the coding sequence ATGCCTATAGAAAAAATGATTTTTCAAATTTTTTCTGCAATGGTAACAACTTGTGGATTTGGTTTGATGTTTAATATAAAAAATAAAAATCTCCTCCACACAAGTATAGCTGGAGGTTTAAGCTGGGCAATTTATCTTTTAGGGCAAAAACTAGAGTATTCTGAAGGAGTTTCATATTTTATAGCTACTTTCGCTATGGCTATTTACTCTGAAATAGTTGCTAAAAAACTTTCTACTCCTGTAACAACAATACTAATAGCTGCTCTTATTCCACTAGCTCCTGGTGGAGGTATTTACTATACTATGTATAATTTATTAGATAAAAATTATCCTATTGCAGTTCAAAAAGGAATACAGACATTTATTATAGCTGGAGCTATGGCTGTTGGTATTTTTTCTGCTTCTACAATTTTTAAACTATATAATAGACTCAAAAAAAACAGCTTGGAGGAATAA
- a CDS encoding HU family DNA-binding protein — translation MTEKEFTKNYLDSFKKDGRLKNIGEAKKRIEVFFDTLQEALEKEGKVIFKDWGKFEIEEREERNYGNPKTQERIVIPAKKVFKFTVGKKFADKIKNS, via the coding sequence ATGACAGAAAAGGAGTTTACAAAAAATTATCTTGATTCCTTTAAGAAAGATGGAAGGTTAAAAAATATCGGAGAGGCTAAAAAAAGAATTGAAGTTTTCTTCGATACATTACAAGAGGCTCTTGAAAAAGAAGGCAAAGTAATTTTCAAAGATTGGGGTAAATTTGAAATTGAAGAGAGAGAAGAAAGAAACTATGGAAATCCAAAAACTCAGGAAAGAATAGTTATTCCAGCAAAGAAAGTTTTTAAATTTACTGTTGGAAAGAAATTTGCTGATAAAATTAAAAACAGCTAG
- a CDS encoding DUF1667 domain-containing protein — protein MKKNMICIVCPMGCHLTVDTETLEVTGNTCPRGEKYGKEELTAPKRVITSTVKIKGGIHNRVSVKTNDAIPKELNFKCMELLKDVELVSPVKRGDVVIKNVLNTGVDVVVTRDM, from the coding sequence ATGAAAAAAAATATGATATGTATAGTTTGTCCAATGGGATGTCATCTTACAGTTGATACTGAAACTCTTGAAGTAACTGGAAACACTTGCCCAAGAGGAGAAAAATATGGTAAAGAAGAGCTTACTGCACCTAAGAGAGTAATAACTTCTACTGTAAAAATTAAAGGTGGAATCCACAATAGAGTATCTGTTAAAACAAATGATGCTATTCCTAAAGAGTTAAATTTTAAATGTATGGAACTTTTGAAAGATGTAGAACTTGTTTCACCAGTAAAAAGAGGAGATGTTGTTATAAAAAATGTTCTTAATACTGGAGTAGATGTGGTTGTAACTAGAGATATGTAA
- a CDS encoding FAD-dependent oxidoreductase: MKYDLVVIGGGPGGLAAAIEAKKNGIDNILVIERDKELGGILQQCIHNGFGLHEFKEELTGPEYAQRFIEKLLEMNIEYKLDTMVLDLTEDKKIHAINSKDGYMVIEAKAVILAMGCRERTRGAISIPGDRPSGVFTAGAAQRFINMEGYMVGKKVLILGSGDIGLIMARRLTLEGAEVKAVVELMPFSGGLTRNIVQCLDDYNIPLYLSHTVIDVVGKDRLEKVVIAKVDENRKPIPGTEKEYECDTLLLSVGLIPENDISRKTGLEIDRRTNGLIVNEMMETSAEGIFACGNVVHVHDLVDFVSAEARKAGAAAARYIKNEVKDGEYKEIINGKGITYTVPQKFREENIDKALEIFMRVNNIYKNVKLEVKDEEKVLMSLNKQHLAPGEMEKVMVPKKILDTMVGKSLTVEVTGGDK; the protein is encoded by the coding sequence ATGAAATATGATTTAGTAGTTATTGGAGGAGGTCCTGGAGGACTTGCAGCAGCTATTGAAGCTAAGAAAAATGGAATAGATAATATTCTTGTAATAGAAAGAGATAAAGAGTTAGGTGGAATTTTACAACAATGTATCCACAATGGATTTGGATTACATGAGTTTAAAGAGGAGCTTACTGGACCAGAGTATGCTCAAAGATTTATTGAGAAACTTCTTGAAATGAATATAGAGTATAAATTAGATACTATGGTTCTTGATTTAACTGAAGATAAAAAAATCCATGCAATTAACAGCAAAGATGGATATATGGTAATTGAAGCTAAGGCTGTAATACTTGCTATGGGATGTAGAGAGAGAACTAGAGGGGCAATATCGATCCCTGGAGATAGACCATCAGGAGTGTTTACTGCTGGAGCTGCTCAAAGATTTATAAATATGGAAGGATACATGGTAGGTAAAAAGGTTCTTATCCTTGGATCTGGAGATATAGGGCTTATAATGGCTAGAAGACTTACTCTTGAGGGAGCAGAGGTAAAGGCTGTTGTTGAGCTTATGCCATTTTCTGGTGGGCTTACAAGAAATATAGTTCAATGTCTTGATGACTACAACATTCCTCTATATTTAAGTCATACAGTTATTGATGTAGTTGGAAAAGATAGATTAGAAAAGGTAGTTATTGCCAAAGTTGATGAAAATAGAAAACCTATTCCTGGAACTGAAAAAGAGTATGAGTGTGATACACTTCTACTATCAGTAGGATTGATTCCTGAAAATGATATTTCAAGAAAAACAGGACTTGAAATAGATAGAAGAACAAATGGACTTATAGTAAATGAAATGATGGAAACAAGTGCAGAGGGAATATTTGCTTGTGGAAATGTTGTTCATGTACATGATCTTGTGGATTTTGTTAGTGCTGAAGCTAGAAAGGCTGGAGCAGCAGCAGCAAGATATATAAAAAATGAAGTTAAAGATGGAGAATATAAAGAAATCATAAATGGAAAGGGAATTACTTATACAGTTCCTCAAAAATTCAGAGAAGAAAATATAGATAAAGCTCTTGAAATATTTATGAGAGTAAATAATATTTATAAAAATGTAAAACTTGAAGTTAAAGATGAAGAGAAAGTATTGATGAGTTTAAATAAACAACATTTAGCTCCTGGAGAAATGGAAAAAGTAATGGTTCCTAAGAAGATTTTAGATACTATGGTAGGTAAGAGCTTAACTGTTGAAGTAACAGGTGGTGATAAATAA
- a CDS encoding NAD(P)/FAD-dependent oxidoreductase yields MVDVVVIGTGIMGACVARELSRYNLNVVVLDKENDVSNGTSKANSAIIHAGYDAANGTLMAKYNVLGNAMFEDLCKEIEAPFKRVGSYVLAFTEEERPHLELLYDRGVKNGVPGLEILEGAEVLKREPNLNPNIVAALYAPTAGIVGPWEFVIKMLENAVENGVEVRLNSKVVDIQKVDGGYKVVTDKEEILTKIVINAAGVHADEINDMVSKKHFNIIPRKGEYFLLDKVQGTLVNSVIFQCPSKMGKGILVSCTVHGNLIAGPTATDVESKDDVGNTISEMDMIRREALRSVPSVNFRDNIRNFAGLRAEGDTGDFIIGEAEDAEGFFNIAGTKSPGLTSAPAIGVDVAKMVVEKLGNPTMKAEFKKNRHQIHFMDLTPEEKAEVIAKDPRYGRIICRCESITEGEIVDVIHRTLGARTVDGVKKRCRPGMGRCQGGFCGPRVQEILARELGKKLDEIVLDKTGAYILTGETKK; encoded by the coding sequence ATGGTAGATGTTGTAGTGATAGGAACTGGAATAATGGGAGCTTGTGTTGCTCGTGAACTGTCAAGATACAATTTGAATGTAGTTGTATTAGATAAAGAAAATGATGTATCTAACGGAACAAGTAAAGCAAACTCAGCTATTATACATGCTGGATATGATGCTGCTAATGGAACATTGATGGCAAAGTATAATGTACTTGGAAATGCTATGTTTGAAGATCTTTGTAAAGAGATAGAAGCACCATTTAAAAGAGTTGGATCATATGTTCTAGCTTTTACAGAGGAGGAGAGACCACACCTAGAATTACTTTATGATAGAGGGGTAAAAAATGGTGTTCCTGGACTTGAAATTCTTGAGGGAGCAGAGGTTTTAAAAAGAGAACCTAATTTAAATCCTAATATAGTTGCAGCTCTTTATGCACCAACTGCTGGAATTGTAGGGCCTTGGGAATTTGTAATAAAGATGCTTGAAAATGCTGTTGAAAATGGTGTTGAAGTAAGATTAAATAGTAAAGTAGTAGATATTCAAAAAGTTGATGGTGGATACAAAGTAGTAACTGATAAAGAGGAAATTTTAACAAAAATAGTTATAAATGCTGCTGGTGTACATGCTGATGAGATAAATGATATGGTAAGTAAGAAACACTTTAACATTATTCCTAGAAAAGGAGAATATTTCCTATTGGATAAAGTTCAAGGAACATTAGTTAATAGTGTTATTTTCCAATGTCCAAGTAAAATGGGTAAAGGAATATTAGTATCTTGTACTGTTCATGGAAACCTTATTGCTGGACCAACTGCAACGGATGTAGAAAGTAAAGATGATGTAGGTAATACAATATCTGAAATGGATATGATTAGAAGAGAAGCTTTAAGAAGTGTACCAAGTGTAAACTTCAGAGATAATATAAGAAACTTTGCAGGACTTAGAGCAGAGGGAGATACAGGAGATTTTATTATTGGAGAGGCTGAAGATGCAGAGGGATTCTTCAATATTGCTGGAACTAAATCACCTGGACTTACATCAGCTCCTGCAATAGGTGTAGATGTAGCTAAAATGGTAGTTGAAAAGCTAGGAAATCCTACAATGAAAGCTGAATTTAAGAAAAATAGACATCAAATTCACTTTATGGATTTAACTCCAGAAGAAAAAGCTGAAGTAATAGCAAAAGATCCTAGATATGGAAGAATAATTTGTAGATGTGAAAGCATTACAGAGGGAGAAATTGTTGATGTTATCCATAGAACACTAGGAGCTAGAACAGTTGATGGTGTTAAGAAGAGATGTAGACCTGGAATGGGAAGATGTCAAGGTGGATTCTGTGGACCTAGAGTTCAAGAGATACTTGCTAGAGAGTTAGGAAAGAAATTAGATGAGATAGTTTTAGATAAAACAGGTGCTTATATTCTAACTGGAGAAACTAAAAAGTAG
- the glpK gene encoding glycerol kinase GlpK — MNKKYIVALDQGTTSSRAVIFDSDQKIVGVAQKEFRQIYPKEGWVEHDPMEIWSSQSGTLAEVIAKEGISQHDIIGIGITNQRETTIVWDKNTGKPVYNAIVWQCRRTAKICDELRKIDGLEEYIKENTGLVLDAYFSGTKIKWILDNVEGAREKAEKGDLLFGTVDTWLIWKLTNGKVHATDYTNASRTMIYNIKELKWDKKLLDILGIPESMLPVVKDSSGTFGYANLGGTGGHRIPIAGVAGDQQSALFGQACFEKGESKNTYGTGCFLLMNTGDKMIQSHNGLVTTIAIGLNGKVEYALEGSIFIGGASVQWLRDELKLVTESSDTEYFARKVKDSAGVYVVPAFVGLGAPYWDMYARGAIVGLTRGANKNHIIRATLESIAYQTRDVLEAMQEDSGIKLSSLKVDGGAAANNFLMEFQADILGTAVRRPVILETTALGAAYLAGLAVGIWESKEEIKKQWILDREFTCEMPDEMRAKKYNGWKKAVERAMKWEEEEA; from the coding sequence ATGAATAAGAAGTATATTGTAGCTTTAGACCAAGGAACAACAAGTTCAAGAGCAGTGATATTTGACAGCGATCAAAAGATAGTTGGAGTTGCTCAAAAGGAATTTAGACAAATATATCCAAAAGAAGGTTGGGTAGAACATGACCCAATGGAAATCTGGTCAAGCCAAAGTGGAACTCTTGCAGAAGTAATAGCTAAAGAGGGTATATCACAACATGACATTATAGGAATAGGAATAACTAACCAAAGAGAAACTACAATAGTTTGGGATAAAAACACAGGAAAACCTGTTTACAATGCAATAGTGTGGCAATGTAGAAGAACAGCTAAAATCTGTGATGAATTAAGAAAAATTGATGGTTTAGAAGAATATATTAAAGAGAATACAGGACTTGTACTTGATGCTTACTTCTCTGGAACAAAAATTAAATGGATCCTTGACAATGTTGAAGGAGCTAGAGAAAAAGCTGAAAAAGGAGATCTATTATTTGGAACAGTTGATACTTGGTTAATTTGGAAATTAACAAATGGTAAAGTTCATGCAACTGACTATACAAACGCATCAAGAACTATGATCTATAACATTAAAGAATTAAAATGGGATAAAAAACTTCTTGATATATTAGGAATCCCTGAATCAATGTTACCAGTTGTAAAAGATAGTAGTGGAACATTTGGATATGCTAACCTTGGAGGTACAGGAGGACACAGAATTCCGATAGCTGGGGTAGCAGGAGACCAACAATCAGCTCTATTTGGACAAGCTTGTTTTGAAAAAGGAGAATCTAAAAACACTTATGGAACTGGATGTTTCTTACTTATGAATACTGGAGATAAGATGATTCAAAGCCATAATGGACTTGTTACAACAATAGCTATTGGACTTAATGGAAAAGTTGAATATGCTCTTGAAGGAAGTATCTTTATAGGTGGAGCAAGTGTTCAATGGTTAAGAGACGAGTTAAAACTTGTTACTGAATCAAGTGATACTGAATACTTTGCTAGAAAAGTTAAAGATAGTGCTGGAGTTTATGTAGTACCTGCATTTGTTGGACTTGGAGCACCTTATTGGGATATGTACGCAAGAGGAGCAATTGTTGGATTAACTCGTGGAGCTAACAAAAATCATATTATAAGAGCGACATTAGAATCAATAGCTTACCAAACAAGAGATGTTCTTGAAGCTATGCAAGAGGATTCTGGAATTAAATTAAGTAGTCTTAAAGTAGATGGTGGAGCTGCTGCAAATAACTTCTTAATGGAATTCCAAGCTGATATTTTAGGAACAGCTGTAAGAAGACCAGTTATTCTTGAAACAACAGCATTAGGAGCTGCTTACTTAGCAGGATTAGCAGTAGGAATCTGGGAATCTAAAGAAGAGATCAAAAAACAATGGATTTTAGATAGAGAGTTTACTTGTGAAATGCCTGATGAAATGAGAGCTAAAAAATACAATGGATGGAAAAAAGCTGTAGAAAGAGCTATGAAATGGGAAGAAGAAGAGGCATAG
- a CDS encoding MIP/aquaporin family protein gives MAPSSMYLAEFVGTALLLLLGNGINMTLSLNKSYAKGGGWICTCLGWGMAVSMAAYLTGWISGAHLNPALSIAFAMTGRLDPALLPGYIIAQMLGGIVGATLAYLVYKRQMDDEPDAGTKLGVFATGPAIDDKLWNVVTEVIGTAILVLGILAINQTQNGIGSGIGPFLVGMLIFLIGTATGGATGFAINPARDLGPRIAHAILPIKGKGGSNWGYAWVPVIGPIIGALIGAGIFDAFAAAL, from the coding sequence ATGGCACCAAGTTCAATGTATTTAGCAGAATTTGTAGGAACAGCACTTCTATTATTACTAGGAAATGGAATCAATATGACTCTTAGCTTAAACAAAAGTTATGCTAAGGGTGGAGGATGGATCTGTACTTGTTTAGGTTGGGGTATGGCAGTATCTATGGCAGCTTACTTAACAGGATGGATAAGTGGAGCTCACCTTAATCCAGCACTTTCAATAGCTTTTGCTATGACAGGAAGATTAGATCCAGCATTATTACCAGGTTATATAATTGCACAAATGCTTGGAGGTATTGTAGGAGCTACATTAGCATACTTAGTTTATAAGAGACAAATGGATGATGAACCAGATGCAGGAACTAAATTAGGAGTATTTGCAACTGGACCAGCTATCGATGATAAACTTTGGAACGTAGTAACAGAAGTTATTGGAACAGCTATTCTTGTACTTGGAATATTAGCAATCAACCAAACTCAAAATGGAATAGGATCTGGAATAGGACCATTCTTAGTAGGTATGCTTATTTTCTTAATTGGTACAGCAACAGGAGGAGCAACAGGATTTGCAATCAACCCAGCTAGAGACTTAGGACCTAGAATTGCACATGCTATTCTACCTATTAAAGGAAAAGGTGGATCAAACTGGGGATATGCTTGGGTACCAGTTATAGGACCTATCATTGGAGCATTAATTGGAGCAGGAATATTTGATGCTTTTGCAGCAGCTTTATAA
- a CDS encoding glycerol-3-phosphate responsive antiterminator, giving the protein MKLRELLERNPVIPAIKNDTYLEEAKNSSSEVVFVIMANLINIKDIVSELKKAGKIVFVHVDMIEGLSSSAYGVEYIIENSGLDGMITTKHSVVSIANKNNIPVIQRFFILDSFSFKNTLVHIRENKPSAVEILPGIMPKIISRIEKAVSIPIIAGGLIDEKEDVINALKAGAVGISTTDKKLWES; this is encoded by the coding sequence TTGAAACTTAGAGAACTTTTAGAGAGAAATCCAGTAATACCAGCTATAAAAAACGATACATACTTAGAAGAAGCTAAGAATAGCAGCAGTGAGGTTGTATTTGTTATTATGGCAAACCTTATTAATATTAAAGATATAGTTTCTGAATTAAAAAAAGCAGGGAAAATAGTTTTTGTTCATGTTGATATGATAGAGGGACTTTCTAGCTCAGCATATGGGGTGGAATATATCATAGAAAATAGTGGACTAGACGGAATGATTACTACAAAACATAGTGTTGTAAGCATTGCAAATAAAAATAATATTCCTGTTATTCAAAGATTTTTTATTTTAGATTCTTTCTCCTTTAAGAATACACTTGTCCATATTCGTGAAAATAAACCAAGTGCTGTGGAAATTCTGCCAGGGATAATGCCAAAAATAATAAGTAGAATAGAAAAAGCAGTTAGTATTCCAATTATAGCAGGAGGGTTAATTGACGAAAAAGAAGATGTTATCAATGCTCTAAAGGCTGGAGCTGTGGGTATATCTACAACTGACAAGAAACTTTGGGAAAGTTAG